In a genomic window of Cynocephalus volans isolate mCynVol1 chromosome 1, mCynVol1.pri, whole genome shotgun sequence:
- the P2RY1 gene encoding P2Y purinoceptor 1, which yields MTEVLWLAVPNGTDSAFLAGPGSPWGNSTVASTAAVAASFKCALTKTGFQFYYLPAVYILVFIIGFLGNSVAIWMFVFHMKPWSGISVYMFNLALADFLYVLTLPALIFYYFNKTDWIFGDAMCKLQRFIFHVNLYGSILFLTCISAHRYSGVVYPLKSLGRLKKKNAVYISVLVWLIVVVAISPILFYSGTGVRKNRTVTCYDTTSDEYLRSYFIYSMCTTVAMFCVPLVLILGCYGLIVRALIYNDLDNSPLRRKSIYLVIIVLTVFAVSYIPFHVMKTMNLRARLDFQTPAMCAFNDRVYATYQVTRGLASLNSCVDPILYFLAGDTFRRRLSRATRKASRRSEANLQSKSEDMTLNILSEFKQNGDTSL from the coding sequence ATGACCGAGGTGCTGTGGTTGGCAGTCCCCAACGGGACGGACTCTGCCTTCCTGGCCGGCCCGGGCTCGCCATGGGGGAACAGCACGGTCGCCTCCACCGCCGCCGTCGCCGCCTCGTTTAAATGCGCCCTGACCAAGACGGGCTTCCAGTTCTACTACCTGCCGGCTGTGTATATCCTGGTGTTCATCATCGGCTTCCTGGGCAACAGCGTGGCCATCTGGATGTTCGTCTTCCATATGAAACCGTGGAGCGGCATCTCCGTGTACATGTTCAACTTGGCTCTGGCCGACTTCTTGTACGTGCTGACTCTGCCAGCCCTCATCTTTTACTACTTCAATAAGACGGACTGGATCTTTGGGGATGCCATGTGCAAACTGCAGAGATTCATCTTCCACGTGAACCTCTACGGCAGCATCTTATTCCTGACGTGCATCAGCGCGCACCGGTACAGCGGCGTGGTGTACCCGCTCAAGTCTCTGGGCCGGCTCAAGAAGAAGAACGCGGTGTATATCAGCGTGCTGGTGTGGCTCATCGTGGTGGTGGCGATCTCCCCTATTCTCTTCTATTCGGGCACCGGGGTCCGGAAAAACAGGACCGTCACCTGCTATGACACCACCTCAGACGAGTACCTGCGAAGTTATTTCATCTACAGTATGTGCACGACTGTGGCCATGTTCTGTGTCCCCTTGGTGCTGATTCTGGGCTGTTATGGATTAATTGTGAGAGCTTTGATTTACAACGACCTGGACAACTCGCCTCTAAGGAGGAAATCGATTTACCTGGTGATTATTGTACTGACCGTTTTTGCTGTGTCTTACATCCCTTTCCATGTGATGAAAACAATGAACTTGAGGGCCCGGCTGGATTTTCAGACCCCAGCAATGTGTGCGTTCAATGACAGAGTTTATGCCACTTATCAGGTGACAAGAGGTCTAGCAAGTCTCAACAGTTGTGTGGATCCCATTCTCTATTTCTTGGCGGGAGATACTTTCAGAAGGAGACTCTCCCGGGCGACCAGGAAAGCGTCCAGAAGAAGTGAGGCAAATTTGCAATCCAAGAGTGAAGACATGACCCTCAATATTTTATCCGAGTTCAAGCAGAATGGAGATACAAGCTTGTGA